A section of the Hevea brasiliensis isolate MT/VB/25A 57/8 chromosome 17, ASM3005281v1, whole genome shotgun sequence genome encodes:
- the LOC131175294 gene encoding uncharacterized protein LOC131175294, with product MAQMLFGESFGKFGDFGSYPQGTAGPSNAKVAGPSGVKISEVEEEEEEHVEAAEKEQEESKLAEDEDVEKNDGKEESSAEESEAEQEPDKEKSENPPHLILKATAAVKMEKVKAETVQDKKRRRKMLTKRKKSSHKTYPRINQNLFLLPLN from the coding sequence ATGGCTCAAATGCTGTTTGGTGAATCTTTTGGAAAGTTTGGAGATTTTGGAAGCTACCCACAGGGTACTGCTGGTCCTAGCAATGCAAAGGTTGCTGGACCAAGTGGAGTAAAAATTtctgaagtggaagaagaagaagaggagcatGTAGAAGCTGCTGAAAAGGAGCAAGAAGAAAGTAAGCTAGCTGAGGATGAAGACGTAGAGAAAAATGATGGGAAGGAAGAATCTTCAGCAGAGGAATCAGAAGCAGAACAAGAACCTgacaaagaaaaatcagagaatccTCCTCATCTCATACTAAAAGCAACAGCAGCAGTGAAAATGGAAAAAGTGAAGGCAGAAACGGTTCAAGACAAGAAGAGGAGAAGGAAGATGCTGACAAAAAGAAAGAAGAGCAGTCACAAGACTTATCCTCGGATCAACCAAAACCTGTTCCTACTGCCTCTCAACTAG